One part of the Micrococcus sp. 2A genome encodes these proteins:
- a CDS encoding ABC transporter ATP-binding protein — MSSSANDKKGRFMFGKKKKDVAPATETALTQPAPTDGPVTAADFPEVGPHGVDAAGTHGSSAVDLDAVGAAVPGSSGTASADAADVRPAAPVVGERTVVEPASEGVVAGPTTSAIGVVTRHDDRAGEPVLAFKDVDVQFSTEFGPVHAVKGVTFDVKPGEVVALVGESGSGKSVTSSTAMGLLPSNADITGSVRLAGQEILTMSPGRLRSVRGKDVAMVFQEPMTALNPVLTVGDQLTEALELHGLAFGTEADKRAIELLTMVGIPDPENRLKQYPHQFSGGQRQRIVIAMAISCSPKMIIADEPTTALDVTVQAEILELLRSLKSKMNTGILLITHNMGVVADMADRVCVMLHGELVEQGSVHQVLQHPQHPYTQKLLSAVPRLGAAYQVAEPEPVTSTQTRARYAIEAENLNLEYDHRGKRNRVVHDVSFTVAPGEILGLVGESGSGKSTIAKSVLGLLPIASGALRIQGEDLATIPKAQQKALRRRIGVVFQDPAASLDPRFPIGDIITEPMVVHGVGDRRSRLARAEELLDAVKLPRSVVNRFPHELSGGQRQRISIARALTLDPEVLIADEPTSALDVSVQAAVLDMFAELQHRYEFACLFVSHDLAVVDMLAHKVLVLKDGKQVEQGPVEEVLHHPREEYTRRLLAAAPVPDPDQQAERRQQRREFLASLGEGVY; from the coding sequence GTGAGCTCGAGCGCGAACGACAAGAAAGGCCGTTTCATGTTCGGCAAGAAGAAGAAGGACGTGGCCCCGGCCACCGAGACCGCGCTGACGCAGCCGGCCCCGACCGACGGCCCCGTCACCGCGGCGGACTTCCCCGAGGTGGGACCGCACGGCGTCGACGCCGCCGGGACGCACGGCTCCTCCGCCGTCGACCTCGACGCCGTGGGTGCCGCGGTGCCCGGCTCCTCGGGCACCGCGTCCGCGGATGCGGCAGACGTCCGCCCGGCCGCCCCCGTGGTCGGCGAGCGCACCGTCGTCGAGCCCGCGAGCGAGGGCGTCGTCGCGGGGCCGACCACGAGCGCGATCGGTGTGGTCACCCGCCACGACGACCGCGCCGGCGAGCCCGTGCTCGCGTTCAAGGACGTGGACGTGCAGTTCAGCACCGAGTTCGGCCCGGTCCACGCCGTGAAGGGCGTGACGTTCGACGTCAAGCCCGGCGAGGTCGTGGCGCTCGTGGGCGAGTCCGGCTCGGGCAAGTCCGTGACCAGCTCCACCGCGATGGGCCTGCTGCCCTCGAACGCGGACATCACCGGCTCGGTGCGCCTGGCCGGCCAGGAGATCCTCACGATGTCCCCGGGACGGCTGCGCTCGGTGCGCGGCAAGGACGTGGCCATGGTCTTCCAGGAGCCCATGACCGCCCTGAACCCCGTGCTCACGGTGGGCGACCAGCTCACGGAGGCCCTCGAGCTGCACGGGCTCGCCTTCGGCACGGAGGCGGACAAGCGCGCGATCGAGCTGCTCACCATGGTGGGCATCCCGGACCCGGAGAACCGTCTCAAGCAGTACCCGCATCAGTTCTCCGGCGGCCAGCGCCAGCGCATCGTGATCGCGATGGCCATCAGCTGCTCGCCGAAGATGATCATCGCCGACGAGCCCACCACGGCCCTCGACGTGACCGTCCAGGCGGAGATCCTGGAGCTGCTGCGCTCGCTGAAGAGCAAGATGAACACCGGCATCCTGCTGATCACGCACAACATGGGCGTGGTCGCGGACATGGCGGACCGCGTGTGCGTGATGCTCCACGGCGAGCTCGTGGAGCAGGGCTCCGTGCACCAGGTGCTCCAGCACCCGCAGCACCCCTACACGCAGAAGCTGCTCTCGGCCGTGCCCCGGCTGGGCGCCGCCTACCAGGTGGCCGAGCCGGAGCCCGTCACCTCCACGCAGACGCGGGCCCGGTACGCGATCGAGGCGGAGAACCTCAACCTCGAGTACGACCACCGGGGCAAGAGGAACCGCGTGGTGCACGACGTCAGCTTCACGGTGGCGCCCGGGGAGATCCTGGGCCTCGTGGGCGAGTCCGGCTCGGGCAAGTCCACGATCGCGAAGTCCGTGCTCGGGCTCCTTCCGATCGCCTCGGGTGCCCTGCGCATCCAGGGCGAGGACCTCGCGACGATCCCGAAGGCGCAGCAGAAGGCCCTGCGTCGCCGGATCGGCGTCGTGTTCCAGGACCCGGCGGCCTCGCTGGACCCGCGCTTCCCGATCGGCGACATCATCACCGAGCCCATGGTGGTCCACGGCGTGGGGGACCGGCGCTCGCGCCTGGCCCGCGCCGAGGAGCTCCTGGACGCGGTGAAGCTGCCGCGCAGCGTGGTGAACCGCTTCCCGCACGAGCTCTCCGGCGGCCAGCGCCAGCGCATCTCCATCGCGCGTGCGCTGACCCTGGATCCCGAGGTGCTGATCGCGGACGAGCCCACGTCGGCGCTGGACGTCTCCGTCCAGGCCGCCGTGCTCGACATGTTCGCCGAGCTGCAGCACCGCTACGAGTTCGCGTGCCTCTTCGTGTCCCACGACCTGGCGGTGGTGGACATGCTGGCGCACAAGGTGCTCGTGCTCAAGGACGGCAAGCAGGTGGAGCAGGGTCCCGTGGAGGAGGTGCTGCACCACCCGCGCGAGGAGTACACCCGCCGGCTCCTGGCCGCGGCCCCCGTGCCGGACCCGGACCAGCAGGCCGAGCGGCGTCAGCAGCGCCGCGAGTTCCTCGCCTCCCTCGGCGAGGGCGTGTACTGA
- a CDS encoding ABC transporter permease: MLKFILKRLGSSILVLFGASILLFFLTVHSGDPLEDLRESQSNNRENLIATRTAFMNLDQPWYVRYWDWLKGVGGCVTGSCDLGTNRSGQPVGELLSLAAASTLRLVVLATVLAIIIGVAVGIITAIRQYSGLDYAVTFLIFLFFSLPVFWAAVILKEYLGIRFNDWIADPTLSWPALLLAALIAGLMLQAAMAGDAKRRLFTFATTAAFVVLVGWLLFAMDFWRNPRMGPIVQLLIGLAVAVGATIVVAGLRNRSVLKAALVTVALGMVGYYATYGLLMTNPSGLLLAGLGVLTILVAIVVGRLLGGFSKGSAVAVSIVTALLMGVAIVAEHLMNYWPTLLRMKPRPISVIGSGTPNMEGHFWVLFLDRGAQLVLPTILLTIISVATYSRYTRSSMLEVSRQDYIRTARAKGLGERQVILKHAFRNSLIPITTIMAFDFAGLIGGAVITEQVFGWKGMGELFATGLREVDPMPVMAFFLVTGTAAVLMNLVADVLYAVLDPRIRV, encoded by the coding sequence GTGCTGAAATTCATCCTCAAGCGCCTCGGCAGCTCGATCCTCGTGCTGTTCGGCGCCTCGATCCTCCTCTTCTTCCTCACGGTCCACTCCGGTGACCCCCTCGAGGACCTGCGGGAGTCGCAGAGCAACAACCGCGAGAACCTGATCGCCACCCGCACCGCCTTCATGAACCTCGACCAGCCGTGGTACGTCCGCTACTGGGACTGGCTGAAGGGCGTGGGCGGCTGCGTCACGGGCAGCTGCGACCTCGGCACGAACCGCTCCGGCCAGCCGGTCGGCGAGCTGCTCAGCCTGGCCGCCGCCTCCACCCTGCGACTCGTCGTGCTGGCCACCGTGCTCGCCATCATCATCGGCGTCGCGGTGGGCATCATCACCGCCATCCGCCAGTACTCGGGCCTCGACTACGCGGTGACGTTCCTGATCTTCCTCTTCTTCTCCCTGCCCGTCTTCTGGGCCGCGGTGATCCTGAAGGAGTACCTGGGCATCCGGTTCAACGACTGGATCGCGGACCCGACGCTCAGCTGGCCGGCCCTGCTCCTGGCCGCGCTGATCGCCGGCCTGATGCTGCAGGCGGCCATGGCCGGCGACGCCAAGCGCCGGCTCTTCACCTTCGCCACCACCGCGGCCTTCGTGGTCCTGGTCGGCTGGCTGCTGTTCGCGATGGACTTCTGGCGCAACCCCCGGATGGGCCCGATCGTCCAGCTGCTCATCGGCCTGGCCGTCGCCGTCGGGGCCACCATCGTGGTCGCCGGCCTGCGCAACCGCTCGGTGCTCAAGGCGGCGCTCGTCACCGTGGCCCTGGGCATGGTCGGCTACTACGCCACCTACGGCCTGCTGATGACCAACCCCTCCGGGCTGCTGCTCGCGGGCCTCGGGGTGCTCACGATCCTGGTGGCCATCGTCGTGGGACGCCTCCTCGGCGGCTTCTCCAAGGGCTCCGCCGTCGCCGTCTCCATCGTGACGGCGCTCCTGATGGGCGTGGCCATCGTGGCCGAGCACCTGATGAACTACTGGCCGACGCTCCTGCGCATGAAGCCCCGCCCGATCTCCGTGATCGGCTCGGGCACCCCCAACATGGAGGGCCACTTCTGGGTGCTCTTCCTGGACCGCGGCGCGCAGCTCGTCCTGCCGACCATCCTGCTGACCATCATCTCGGTGGCCACGTACTCGCGGTACACGCGCTCCTCCATGCTCGAGGTCTCGCGCCAGGACTACATCCGCACGGCCCGGGCCAAGGGCCTGGGCGAGCGCCAGGTGATCCTGAAGCACGCGTTCCGCAACTCCCTCATCCCCATCACCACCATCATGGCCTTCGACTTCGCGGGCCTGATCGGCGGCGCGGTGATCACGGAGCAGGTGTTCGGCTGGAAGGGCATGGGTGAGCTCTTCGCCACCGGCCTGCGCGAGGTGGACCCCATGCCCGTCATGGCCTTCTTCCTCGTCACCGGCACCGCCGCCGTGCTGATGAACCTCGTGGCGGACGTGCTCTACGCCGTCCTCGACCCCCGAATCCGAGTGTGA
- the typA gene encoding translational GTPase TypA: protein MTSTETRRSDLRNVAIVAHVDHGKTTLVDAMLRQTGSFAAHGDVAERVMDSGDLEREKGITILAKNTTVFYSGPSAPEGETVTINVIDTPGHADFGGEVERGLSMVDGVVLLVDASEGPLPQTRFVLRKALAAKLPVVLVVNKTDRPDARIDGVVSDSMDLLLGLASDLAEEDPDLDLDAVLDVPVVFASGKAGRASVNQPEDGALPDAEDLEPLFKVIMSNIPAPTFTEGEVLQAHVTNLDASPFLGRLALLRIFNGTLKKGQTVAWARQDGQLKNVKITELLATRGLERVPAESAGPGEIVAVAGIEDIMIGETLTDAENPKPLPLITVDDPAISMTVGINTSPLAGRVKGAKVTARQVKDRLDKELIGNVSLKVLPTERPDAWEVQGRGELALAILVEQMRREGFELTVGKPQVVTKTVDGKVHEPMERMTIDIPDEFMGGVTQLMAARKGRMQEMSNHGTGWIRMEFLVPARGLIGFRTRFLTETRGAGIASSEAAGYEPWAGEIEYRTNGSLMADRAGTATPFAMINLQERGTFFINPGSEVYEGMIVGENSRADDMDVNITKEKKLTNMRSASADNFEGLTPPHILTLEESLEFAREDECVEITPESIRIRKVILDANERNKAARQRARA, encoded by the coding sequence ATGACCTCGACCGAAACCCGCCGCTCCGATCTGCGCAACGTGGCCATCGTGGCCCACGTGGACCACGGCAAGACCACCCTCGTGGACGCCATGCTCCGCCAGACCGGATCCTTCGCCGCGCACGGCGACGTGGCCGAGCGCGTCATGGACTCCGGCGACCTCGAGCGTGAGAAGGGCATCACCATCCTCGCCAAGAACACCACGGTGTTCTACTCCGGCCCGTCGGCCCCCGAGGGCGAGACCGTCACCATCAACGTGATCGACACCCCCGGCCACGCCGACTTCGGCGGCGAGGTGGAGCGCGGCCTGTCCATGGTGGACGGCGTCGTCCTGCTCGTGGACGCGTCCGAGGGCCCGCTGCCCCAGACCCGCTTCGTGCTGCGCAAGGCCCTCGCGGCCAAGCTGCCCGTGGTGCTCGTGGTCAACAAGACCGACCGCCCGGACGCCCGCATCGACGGCGTCGTCTCCGACTCCATGGACCTGCTGCTCGGCCTGGCCTCGGACCTCGCCGAGGAGGACCCGGACCTGGACCTGGACGCCGTGCTGGACGTGCCCGTCGTGTTCGCCTCCGGCAAGGCCGGCCGCGCCTCCGTGAACCAGCCCGAGGACGGCGCCCTGCCGGACGCCGAGGACCTCGAGCCGCTGTTCAAGGTGATCATGTCCAACATCCCCGCCCCCACCTTCACGGAGGGCGAGGTCCTGCAGGCCCACGTGACCAACCTGGACGCCTCCCCGTTCCTGGGCCGCCTCGCGCTGCTGCGCATCTTCAACGGCACCCTCAAGAAGGGGCAGACCGTGGCCTGGGCCCGCCAGGACGGCCAGCTGAAGAACGTCAAGATCACCGAGCTCCTCGCCACCCGCGGCCTCGAGCGGGTCCCCGCGGAGTCCGCCGGCCCGGGCGAGATCGTCGCCGTGGCCGGCATCGAGGACATCATGATCGGCGAGACGCTCACCGACGCCGAGAACCCCAAGCCCCTGCCGCTCATCACGGTGGACGATCCGGCCATCTCCATGACCGTGGGCATCAACACGTCCCCGTTGGCCGGCCGCGTCAAGGGCGCCAAGGTCACCGCGCGCCAGGTGAAGGACCGCCTGGACAAGGAGCTCATCGGCAACGTGTCCCTCAAGGTGCTCCCCACCGAGCGCCCCGACGCGTGGGAGGTCCAGGGCCGCGGCGAGCTCGCCCTGGCCATCCTCGTGGAGCAGATGCGCCGCGAGGGCTTCGAGCTCACCGTCGGCAAGCCCCAGGTGGTCACCAAGACCGTGGACGGCAAGGTCCACGAGCCCATGGAGCGCATGACCATCGACATCCCGGACGAGTTCATGGGCGGCGTCACGCAGCTCATGGCCGCCCGCAAGGGCCGCATGCAGGAGATGTCCAACCACGGCACCGGCTGGATCCGCATGGAGTTCCTCGTGCCCGCCCGCGGCCTGATCGGCTTCCGCACGCGCTTCCTCACGGAGACCCGCGGCGCCGGCATCGCCTCCTCCGAGGCCGCCGGCTACGAGCCGTGGGCCGGGGAGATCGAGTACCGCACCAACGGCTCGCTCATGGCCGACCGCGCGGGCACCGCCACGCCGTTCGCCATGATCAACCTGCAGGAGCGCGGCACCTTCTTCATCAACCCGGGCTCCGAGGTGTACGAGGGCATGATCGTCGGCGAGAACTCGCGCGCGGACGACATGGACGTCAACATCACCAAGGAGAAGAAGCTCACGAACATGCGCTCGGCCTCGGCCGACAACTTCGAGGGCCTCACCCCGCCGCACATCCTCACCCTCGAGGAGTCCCTCGAGTTCGCCCGCGAGGACGAGTGCGTGGAGATCACCCCGGAGTCGATCCGCATCCGCAAGGTGATCCTGGACGCCAACGAGCGCAACAAGGCCGCCCGCCAGCGCGCCCGTGCCTGA
- a CDS encoding ABC transporter family substrate-binding protein, which produces MKYTKLSAAAALAAGSALMLSACAPAGPAASGDGSKAAGSGDASASGSGEVLTGDKGQKLTAKADGPSMADLGDVKTEDGSIAYSVGADDFLSYNGVQSNTYTTYNSAVVDRMFSSFYYFGTDGSIIRNEDFGKYEKVSDDPLKVKYTINEDAKWSDGTPVTAADFIVQWAADNPTITDPNGEKDEEGNLPPLFDSITGDPGTYIPEAPEGEADSKEFTVTYAEPYADWEILIGSALPAHVIAEQSGMELTELVDAAKAKDAEALAPAAKFWNEKWDFNPGELPDPALTPSMGPYKFKENGWQAGQSITLEANPEYWGTPAATKELVLRFADPKTHVQSLQNGDLDVIEPQATVDTLEQLKGLGDQVNIQTGDQLTWEHIDYNRGKGSVFADSPELREAFALCVPRQDIVDKLIKPIYPEAKVMNAREVFPFQDTYDEVIAESYNTELDQPNIEKAKELVEKSGVDKPTVRLGYQAGNPRRTETVALIKSSCDQAGFDIQDTNSTVFFKEVLPAGDFDAALFAWSGSGQKASGANIYKTTGAQNQMNYSNPEVDAAWDKLASSLDEAEQYEQVKKIEKLLWEDFQAIPLYAHPGIVGHNANVANVRDTAAQSGALWNVEQWKRVQ; this is translated from the coding sequence ATGAAGTACACCAAGCTCTCCGCCGCCGCGGCCCTCGCCGCCGGCTCCGCCCTGATGCTCTCCGCGTGCGCCCCGGCCGGGCCGGCCGCCTCGGGCGACGGCTCCAAGGCCGCCGGCTCCGGCGACGCCTCCGCGTCCGGCTCCGGCGAGGTCCTGACGGGCGACAAGGGTCAGAAGCTCACCGCCAAGGCCGACGGCCCCTCCATGGCCGACCTCGGCGACGTCAAGACCGAGGACGGCTCGATCGCCTACTCCGTGGGCGCGGACGACTTCCTCTCCTACAACGGCGTGCAGTCCAACACGTACACCACGTACAACTCCGCCGTGGTCGACCGCATGTTCTCCAGCTTCTACTACTTCGGCACGGACGGCTCCATCATCCGCAACGAGGACTTCGGCAAGTACGAGAAGGTCTCGGACGACCCGCTCAAGGTCAAGTACACGATCAACGAGGACGCGAAGTGGTCCGACGGCACTCCTGTCACCGCCGCCGACTTCATCGTGCAGTGGGCCGCGGACAATCCCACCATCACCGATCCGAACGGCGAGAAGGACGAGGAGGGCAACCTGCCCCCGCTGTTCGACTCCATCACGGGTGACCCCGGCACCTACATCCCGGAGGCCCCGGAGGGCGAGGCGGACAGCAAGGAGTTCACTGTCACCTACGCCGAGCCCTACGCGGACTGGGAGATCCTCATCGGCTCCGCCCTGCCGGCCCACGTGATCGCCGAGCAGTCGGGCATGGAGCTCACCGAGCTCGTCGACGCCGCCAAGGCCAAGGACGCCGAGGCCCTCGCGCCGGCCGCCAAGTTCTGGAACGAGAAGTGGGACTTCAACCCCGGCGAGCTCCCGGACCCGGCGCTGACCCCCTCCATGGGCCCCTACAAGTTCAAGGAGAACGGCTGGCAGGCCGGCCAGAGCATCACGCTCGAGGCCAACCCGGAGTACTGGGGCACCCCCGCCGCCACGAAGGAGCTCGTGCTCCGCTTCGCCGACCCGAAGACCCACGTGCAGTCTCTGCAGAACGGCGACCTCGACGTCATCGAGCCGCAGGCCACCGTGGACACCCTGGAACAGCTCAAGGGCCTCGGCGACCAGGTCAACATCCAGACCGGCGACCAGCTGACCTGGGAGCACATCGACTACAACCGCGGCAAGGGCTCCGTGTTCGCGGACAGCCCGGAGCTGCGCGAGGCGTTCGCCCTCTGCGTGCCGCGCCAGGACATCGTGGACAAGCTGATCAAGCCCATCTACCCCGAGGCCAAGGTCATGAACGCCCGCGAGGTGTTCCCCTTCCAGGACACGTACGACGAGGTCATCGCCGAGTCCTACAACACCGAGCTGGACCAGCCGAACATCGAGAAGGCGAAGGAGCTCGTCGAGAAGTCGGGCGTGGACAAGCCGACCGTCCGCCTCGGATACCAGGCCGGCAACCCGCGCCGCACCGAGACCGTCGCGCTCATCAAGTCCTCGTGCGACCAGGCCGGCTTCGACATCCAGGACACGAACAGCACCGTGTTCTTCAAGGAGGTCCTCCCCGCGGGCGACTTCGACGCCGCGCTCTTCGCGTGGTCCGGCTCCGGCCAGAAGGCCTCCGGTGCCAACATCTACAAGACCACCGGCGCCCAGAACCAGATGAACTACTCGAACCCCGAGGTCGACGCCGCGTGGGACAAGCTCGCCTCCTCCCTGGACGAGGCCGAGCAGTACGAGCAGGTCAAGAAGATCGAGAAGCTGCTGTGGGAGGACTTCCAGGCCATCCCGCTGTACGCGCACCCCGGTATCGTGGGCCACAACGCGAACGTCGCCAACGTCCGCGACACCGCCGCCCAGTCGGGCGCGCTGTGGAACGTGGAGCAGTGGAAGCGCGTCCAGTGA
- the fdxA gene encoding ferredoxin has protein sequence MTYVIALPCVDVKDKACIDECPVDCIYEGERSLYIHPDECVDCGACEPVCPVEAIYYEDDTPEEWAEYYKANVEFFDDLGSPGGAAKLGKIAKDHPIIAALPPQNADA, from the coding sequence ATGACCTATGTGATCGCATTGCCGTGCGTGGACGTCAAGGACAAGGCGTGCATCGACGAGTGCCCCGTGGACTGCATCTACGAGGGCGAGCGCTCCCTCTACATCCACCCGGACGAGTGCGTCGACTGCGGCGCGTGCGAGCCGGTGTGCCCCGTGGAGGCCATCTACTACGAGGACGACACCCCCGAGGAGTGGGCCGAGTACTACAAGGCCAACGTCGAGTTCTTCGATGACCTCGGCTCCCCGGGCGGCGCGGCCAAGCTGGGCAAGATCGCCAAGGACCACCCCATCATCGCCGCCCTGCCGCCGCAGAACGCGGACGCCTGA
- a CDS encoding NAD(P)/FAD-dependent oxidoreductase: protein MAPTLGTGFDLPDVDPGRAVVVGSGPNGLTAAALLARAGWEVDVYERNAAPGGASASAPVLGEGTVVDLGAAGHPFGVVSPAFHELDLTAHGLRWVHPAVPMGHPLQDGPAAILHRDLDATADGLGEDARAWRLLHRAVVGHPAEIVENVLGPMVRPWPHPVTMARFGVRAPWPAALLARTVFRTEQARALYTGSSVHAMMPPGRPLTSAFGALFGALGMSTGWPVAEGGSGSIVAALVKVLEAHGGRLHLGHEVTDLRSLPEADAVLLDLTPRQVLGMRGADLPASYARRLRRWRYGAAVSKVDFLLDGPIPWRDARLGGAGTVHLGGTAEQIQHAEAEAAAGRMPERPFVMLCQQQSADPSRATGAAEGRTVVWSYAHVPHGHPGDVRPVIEAQIERHAPGFRDRILRAHATRPADLEAWNPNLVGGDIAGGSMGGAQFLARPTASLRPHRAGRPGLYLASSSTPPGAGVHGMSGAWAVRTLLKERGGAAA, encoded by the coding sequence ATCGCCCCCACCCTCGGCACCGGCTTCGACCTGCCGGACGTCGACCCCGGCCGCGCAGTGGTGGTCGGCTCCGGCCCCAACGGCCTCACCGCGGCGGCCCTGCTGGCCCGCGCCGGCTGGGAGGTGGACGTCTACGAGCGCAATGCGGCGCCCGGCGGCGCCTCGGCCTCCGCGCCCGTGCTGGGGGAGGGGACCGTGGTGGACCTCGGCGCCGCCGGACATCCGTTCGGCGTGGTGAGCCCGGCCTTCCACGAGCTCGACCTCACGGCGCACGGGCTGCGGTGGGTGCACCCCGCGGTGCCCATGGGCCACCCGCTGCAGGACGGGCCGGCAGCCATCCTCCACCGCGACCTCGACGCCACCGCCGACGGGCTGGGCGAGGACGCGCGGGCCTGGCGGCTCCTCCACCGCGCGGTGGTGGGGCACCCCGCTGAGATCGTGGAGAACGTGCTGGGCCCCATGGTGCGCCCCTGGCCGCACCCCGTGACGATGGCCCGGTTCGGGGTGCGCGCCCCATGGCCCGCGGCCCTGCTGGCCCGGACGGTGTTCCGCACGGAGCAGGCCCGCGCGCTCTACACCGGCTCCTCCGTCCACGCCATGATGCCGCCCGGACGGCCGCTCACGAGCGCGTTCGGTGCCCTGTTCGGGGCCCTCGGCATGAGCACCGGATGGCCGGTGGCGGAGGGGGGCTCCGGCTCCATCGTGGCGGCGCTCGTGAAGGTGCTCGAGGCGCACGGCGGCCGCCTGCACCTGGGCCACGAGGTGACGGACCTGCGCTCCCTGCCCGAGGCCGACGCCGTCCTGCTCGACCTGACGCCCCGTCAGGTGCTGGGAATGCGGGGCGCGGACCTCCCTGCCTCCTACGCGCGCCGCCTTCGCCGGTGGCGCTACGGCGCCGCCGTGTCCAAGGTGGACTTCCTCCTCGACGGGCCCATCCCCTGGCGCGACGCGCGGCTCGGCGGCGCGGGCACCGTCCACCTCGGGGGGACGGCGGAGCAGATCCAGCACGCCGAGGCCGAGGCGGCGGCCGGCCGCATGCCCGAGCGGCCGTTCGTGATGCTGTGCCAGCAGCAGTCCGCCGATCCCTCCCGCGCCACGGGGGCCGCCGAGGGGCGCACGGTGGTGTGGTCCTACGCCCACGTGCCGCACGGCCATCCGGGCGACGTGCGCCCCGTGATCGAGGCGCAGATCGAGCGCCATGCTCCCGGCTTCCGGGACCGGATCCTCCGGGCGCACGCCACGCGTCCGGCGGACCTGGAGGCGTGGAATCCCAACCTCGTGGGCGGGGACATCGCGGGCGGATCCATGGGCGGGGCCCAGTTCCTCGCCCGCCCCACCGCGAGCCTGCGTCCGCACCGCGCGGGACGCCCGGGGCTCTACCTGGCCTCCTCCTCGACCCCGCCCGGGGCCGGCGTGCACGGCATGTCCGGCGCGTGGGCGGTGCGGACGCTCCTCAAAGAGCGTGGGGGTGCGGCGGCGTGA
- a CDS encoding ABC transporter permease, with the protein MTTDNTSTPVSKTEAQQIFDLAEAEDAKLRQTSGKSFSQGALVRKRFFRHKAAMISLVVLAFVAIMAFTSIGYGGLPGWWDKTYTDAAPIVNEGRPTMSLVPQFLGGEGIRWGEHPFGQESTGKDYFALVMRGTQQSMIIAIIVGLLSTVIGALIGAVSAYFGGWVDSVLMRLTDLIIVIPLLVLAAVLGQMAAGLKMGIFPLAVVLGLVSWTSLARLVRGEVLSLREKEYVAAATAMGASSGRIILKHLLPNTIGVIVVNATFAIAGAVLLETSLSFLGFGVQPPDTSLGVLISQYQNSFTTRPWLFWWPGMIILAVALSVNFLGDGLRDAFDPRQAGAGRPKRGLFGRRAAVTEAGAVTAGGLQTAPTARAAEDVDAAEDVAPTEADARRGRDGGGAL; encoded by the coding sequence ATGACGACTGACAACACCTCCACGCCGGTCTCGAAGACCGAGGCGCAGCAGATCTTCGACCTGGCCGAGGCCGAGGACGCCAAGCTGCGGCAGACCTCCGGCAAGTCCTTCTCGCAGGGCGCGCTGGTCCGGAAGCGCTTCTTCCGTCACAAGGCCGCGATGATCTCCCTCGTGGTGCTCGCGTTCGTGGCGATCATGGCCTTCACCTCCATCGGCTACGGCGGCCTGCCCGGCTGGTGGGACAAGACCTACACCGACGCCGCCCCGATCGTGAACGAGGGGCGCCCCACCATGTCGCTCGTCCCTCAGTTCCTGGGCGGCGAGGGCATCCGATGGGGCGAACACCCCTTCGGCCAGGAGTCGACGGGCAAGGACTACTTCGCCCTCGTGATGCGCGGCACCCAGCAGTCGATGATCATCGCGATCATCGTGGGCCTGCTGTCCACGGTGATCGGCGCGCTCATCGGCGCCGTCTCCGCCTACTTCGGCGGCTGGGTCGACTCGGTGCTGATGCGCCTGACCGACCTGATCATCGTCATCCCGCTGCTCGTCCTCGCGGCCGTGCTCGGCCAGATGGCGGCCGGGCTGAAGATGGGCATCTTCCCCCTCGCGGTGGTGCTCGGGCTCGTCTCCTGGACATCGCTGGCCCGCCTCGTGCGCGGTGAGGTGCTCTCCCTCCGGGAGAAGGAGTACGTGGCCGCGGCCACCGCGATGGGCGCCTCCTCGGGCCGCATCATCCTCAAGCACCTGCTTCCCAACACGATCGGCGTGATCGTGGTGAACGCCACCTTCGCGATCGCCGGCGCTGTGCTGCTGGAGACCTCGCTGTCCTTCCTCGGCTTCGGCGTGCAGCCCCCCGACACCTCCCTGGGCGTGCTCATCAGCCAGTACCAGAACTCCTTCACCACGCGTCCGTGGCTGTTCTGGTGGCCGGGCATGATCATCCTCGCCGTCGCCCTCTCCGTGAACTTCCTCGGCGACGGCCTCCGCGACGCCTTCGACCCGCGCCAGGCCGGCGCCGGGCGCCCCAAGCGCGGCCTCTTCGGCCGACGCGCCGCCGTGACCGAGGCCGGCGCCGTCACCGCCGGCGGCCTGCAGACCGCCCCGACGGCCCGCGCCGCCGAGGACGTCGATGCCGCCGAGGACGTCGCGCCGACCGAGGCCGACGCCCGTCGCGGCCGTGACGGAGGCGGCGCACTGTGA